GTTCGTTCCCTTCAAATGCTTGCCCTTCCTTATCTAATAAGGAAACACCGCCTTTTGGAAGAATAACAACTGTTTTGCTTTCCGCTTTATTTAATTTTTCAGCAATCAGCTTACCTAATTGCTTGTTCTCTTCTACTGTCGTTCTCATTAATGTCGTCGTAGGGTTATGCTGGTAAAATAAACGATCTTTAAATTGCTCTGGCACAGTTTCTGGCGGACCGAAATTAACCATATCTAGTGCACCTACAGAAACGACTTGCGGAATACCTATTTTCCCCGCGCTTTCCAACCTGTCATCTCCAGCGCTAAAAATCCCACCAACTAAGCGATCAGCAAACTCGGTTGTCGTAATATCTACGACCCCTTCGATGAAACCATCTTGAATTAACGATTCCATCGCATCGCCACCTGTACCTGTGGCATGAAATACTAAGACATCATATCCTTGGTCTTCTAATAATTCTCTTGTTTTCGTCACACATGGTGTCGTCACACCAAACATCGTTGCCGCAATCATCGGCTTACTTTCTACTTTTGGCCCTTTTTCAGCTCCTTGAACCATTCCGCTTAATGCATTTGCAGCGTTTTTCAAAATTTCAGCCGATAAGCCGTTAATCCCTGCGATATCGACAACAGAATACATCATCGTAATATCTTTATCACCTACATAAGGTCTTGTATTACCAGATGCAACTGTAGAGACGAGGATTTTCGGCAAACCTACTGGGGCATTCCTCATCGCTGTCGCAGCAACTGTTGTTCCAGCCGTCCCGCCCATACCGAAGATTCCTGATATTTCATTCTCTTCTAGTAATGTTGAGACAATACTCGCAGCACCTTTTGTCATTGTGGCAACAGCTGTTCCGCGGTCATTTTTATCACGAAGCTCTTGCAAGGAAACCCCGCCAGCTTCAGCAACTTCACTACTCGTGATGTCTCCAGGAATAGATGTATCATAGATTCCTGTGTTCATTAACAAAACCGTCTGGTTATTACTCTCTAGAATATCTTTTACATAGAGAAACTCGTCTTTTTTCGTATCAAGCGTTCCAATAACAAGCACTTTTTTTCCCATTGTTGATCCCCCTTTCAGTTATCCGAGTATGCCTTCAAAGAACTCCTTGGTTTGACGCACAACTTCTGCCTCTCCTATTTTGTCTTGCTGATAGAAGGAAGGATAGTGTGTATCGATCGTCAAAATGACGTTTGGATCCCCCTCTGTAAGCGCATTTAAAACTGCTTCATGTTTAAAGTCATCATGACCGGCTATCGCAAAGTTATTAAACCTGCCCTCAGGCATATCGTCAGTTACAGAATTGACAACTCTCGAAGCTCCTTTTAAGTGAACAGAAGCAACGTTTCCTTTAATATGTTCATATAATTCCACAGTTGGATATTCACCAGATCGCCAGCCGTTAACAATATCCCAATTTAACTTCAAATGCGGATGATCCGCATATTGCACTAGCTTTCCGAGTTCTACGCAATTGTTCGTTAACGTTGGCGGTTCGTTTTCTACTAAAATGACTTTCCCTCTTCTTTGTGCATGTTCTGCATGTTTCTTTAAAACTTCAGCATTGTGCTTATATTCCTTTTCCTTTTTTTCCTCTGACCAAGTATCGAAATCAGGATACCTGTATAAAGAATAAATTCGGACGTTTGGTGCAGAAAAAGCATCTGCTAAATTGAATAATCGGTCTAATTGTTTCGTCATTTCATCATGGTGGTTTTCATCGTAATTATCGTATTTAGGCGGTCCAGAAAACGTACAAGAATTTACGGCCCACGAACTGAGAGTGGCAACTTCCAATCCATGTTCTTTAACTTTTTCTCCTAATTGCTTTGCCTTCTCAACAGAGATCGAATCTATTGTATCGCCGTCTAATTTTGCACGAAGCTCAACATAATCAAAGCCCAGCTCCTTGGCTGTTTGTAACGCTTCATCAAATGACTCTATCCCTAACATATCTGTCACAACACTAAACTTCATAAAGTTCTCCCCCCACCTTGATTCCATCATTTGCACTCAACATTATCCGATCTTAATCCAGTTGCCAGCTTTATTGTCTTTATAGGCTTCGAAGACTTGCGTCAAATGCCATGCATCACGTAACGTGGCACGTTCGACTTGTTTATTTTCTAACACTGATTCTGCAAAATGGTTTACACTTTGAACCATCCCTTGCGTAAATAAGTTCTTATTATGCAGCTGTCCTAATGAGAATTCTGGCTCCCAGTGCACCGGTCCGTTCGATGGATCGTCACCAATAAAGGAAGGTGCCTTTCCGTATTCACCGCTGCCTTTTTTACCTTGGTAATAACCCAGTCGTATCGCATTATCGATGATAATGTTTTCCTTATTTCCAATCACCTCGTAATTTTCATTAGGGCTTGTTTCTGATTGAGTGGACGGTAAGTGCAAACTGCCGATCGCACCAGATTTAAACTTAAATAATGTGTGTACATTACCACTTGGCTGATGATCGACAAAACACATTTCATCAATATCGCCCATCAAATACTGCATACCGGAAACTGGGTGACAAATATCTAAAAACCAGTGTAAGCCTTCCCGCTCTCCTAACTCTTCATTAAAAGGAGTCAACGTTAACGGATAACGTCCTGTAATCGAGGTCGCGCCTCCGAACTTTTCACTCTCTACGATCTTTTTCGCCCCTTCGAATGATGGATAAAAGTATCGTTTGTTAGAAACAAGGACTTGCACATTATGTTTTGCTTGTAATTCCATTAATTCTTCCGCTTCTTTTGTCGTATAAGAAATGGGCTTCTCTACCCAGACTGGAATGCCTGCTTTCATAATATCCGGTAAAATTTTCGGATAAATCGGACGCCCATTTTTATCAAAGTTCAATACAACAAAAATAGCATCAAGGTCTTCTTTTCTCATCATTTCAAGATAATCGGTATATGCACGGTCTGCACCAAATCGTTTTCTGTATAGTTCTGCTCTTTCTAAATTCAAGTCACAGACAGCGACTAATTCGACTGGCGCATAATCAAATGTCGGGTAAACGTTACGAAACGAGTGAGCACCACACCCAATAAATCCAGCATTAATCTTATTGGTATACTCGTAATTGAATTTAATATTTGCCATAAGTGAATTCCCTCCTCCTCTTTTTATTCTCCAATCGTTTGTCTGTCAGGTGCTGAATAAGCGATAATCATTCGGCAAGGTTCCCAGCTCGTAACTTTCGCATTATGAGGGATATTTCTTGGTATTCGTAACATCATTCCTGGTTTTAAGTGGTACGTTTCATCACCAAGGGTATGATCACATTCGCCTGATAACACAAAGATCACTTCTTCACAATTCGGATGGATGTGACGTGGATTTTCTTCGCCTGCATTAATAAATACCATTCCGAATGTCATTTCACTGTCTGGATCGATATCCTCTCCGCAAAGCCATTGAATACCGCCCCAATCCATCGGTAGTAAATAACGCTCTTCATTTAAATCTGTAATTGTTGCACTTTTTTGATTACTAGTCATGATATAATCCCCCGCTTTTTCAAGATTTTAAATAAATCTTATTGCACATCCTTTCGTACAAAACTTGTGCAATAAAAGATTTGTTAACTATTATTTTAAATTGATATAAAGCGCTTACCAATGAGGTATTCCTTTTAAAAAAGTGGTCAAAATGTAGATTTCACTTTTTTAGCCACCTGTTTTACTTATTAGCACCACTCGACATTCCTTCAATAAAGGAGCGCTGGAATATTAAATAGACAATGATACTTGGAATCATACTGATTACCGTTCCGCCAAAAATAAGTGCATAGTTCGTTGCCATTTCTCCTTGGAATGAATATAGACCAAGTGATATCGTATACTTCCCCTGTGACATTAAGAGAACTAACGGCAGTAAGAAGTCATTCCATATATTCATAAATGTAAAGATTAACAATGCTACTAACCCCGGCTTCGCTAACGGAAGCATCACTGTCCAGAAGATTCTCCATTCTCCTGCACCGTCGATCATTGCAGACTCACGCATTGCCTTTGGAACATCTCGAAATGTGTTTCTCATCAAAAAAATGGAGAATGGCAAGGCTAAAGCAGCCGAAACAAGCGTAAGACCGGTTAATGTATTTACTAACCCCATTGATCTTAAGTGGAAAAAGATCGGAATAATAATCGCTTGAACAGGCAACGCCATTCCTAACAAGACAATATAGAAGATCAAGTTGTTTCCCTTAAACGTTAATTGTGAAAATGCGTAACCCGCAGGACTTGCAACTAAAGCTACAACAAGCATTCCGCCTATCGTTACAACTGCACTGTTAATGATATATTGCTGAAAATTCCCTACTTGCCAGGCATTAATAATATTTTCGAAGCTCCAGTTACTAGGTAAAGAAAAAGGAGAAGAGAAGATTTCCATATTTGTTTTAAAGCTAGCTAAAACAGCGTAAATAATGGGGGCGATGATTAATGATAATAGTAAAAACAAGACGACCCATATCATCATTTGTGATGACGACTTTCTTGACATTGTTCTCTCCATTGTTACTCAGTCCTTTCTCTGTAGTAGTTAAACCCGATCGTAAAGATAATGATGATAATCCCTAAGATTACACTTTGTGCTGTTGCGTAACTTACTTGGTTCATACTGAATGCCGTTTTATAAACTAAGGTAGATACAACCTCACTCATGTAGAAAGGTCCGCCTTGTGTCATTATCCAGATCAATGCAAAACCTTTTAACGCATGAATGATCACCATACTAATGACAACGTTCATTGTGTTACGCAGGCTCGGCACGGTTATATACCAAAACTTTCTGATTGGACCTGCTCCGTCAATATCTGCTGCCTCATACATTTGCGGCTCAATACTTTGTAACCCTGCTAAAAATAAAATCATGTACAACCCATAAAACGCCCATGTACTAGCAATTACTAAGGCAGGAATGACAAACATTTGCTCACCAAGCCAATTTCTTGCCATAAAATCCAGTCCTATGGCCCGGAGAAAAATGTTAATTGGCCCCATTGTCGGATCATAAATTTTGGACCACAATACCCCTACAACGGCAAGCGACAATACACTCGGCAGATAGAATGCTGCCCTGAAAAAGGTTTTACCTCTTTTCACCTTACTAATCAGTACAGCGAGGACTAAAGTTGGAATGACCATTAAGGTTAAACTTAAAACAACCCACAGTAAGTTGTTACCTAATGCCCTATAAAAAAGACCATCTGTTGCTAACCTTGCATAGTTGTCCAGCCCTACAAAATTCATTGTTGGTGATGTCCCATTCCAATCAAATAAACTATAGCGAACGGCATCTGCCATTGGGTAAAGCATAAAAGCCCCATAAAGGATCAGTGCTGGTGATAAAAAAGATGCAATAACGGCAATTCTTTTTAGCTTATTTATTCTTTGTGCTTTAACTTTGTTTTGTTTTTGAACCTTAACACTTACAGTTTGTAAACTCGTACTCATAAGCAAACTCTCCTCTCGGGTTAATTTCGGTCCGCCTGAAAGCGCATTCATGACAAGGTACTTTACATGTAATAAACAACATTATCCCCCCTCACCTCTGTTTCTTTATTTAAGATAATAATCTGATTTTTCAGTTAATGAAAGGAGCCATTTCGTTGATAAAAGTGGGTATATTCGTAGAAAAAATGAATGAACCCAAACCCAAAACTAGTCAAGAATAGAAAACGAAGGTGCCTTCTATCAATTTAGAAAACACCTTCGCTTTGTTATGAGAATTGATCCTATCTTTTTAATTGGAATCCATTTGCTTTGTCTGCTTGAGCCGCTTCTTCAATCGCGTTCATTGCTTCTTCTGGCGTCGTTAAGTCTCCGACTAACCCTTGTAAGTTTTGGAAATAGGCTTCACCTGTTTCTACACCAATAAACACACTTGGGTTATAACCTGACCCGTCCGCAACATCAATAGCTGCATCACGTAAAACATCGCCAACCGGCTCTACATCCATCGAAGCAGTAGATGCAAGAATAAAGTTGTAATCTGGGAAGCTATAAACAATTTCGGCATAGTCACTAGAAAGAATATAGTCTAACCATAACTCAGCTGCATCCTCGTTATTTGCACCGGTTGGTACGACCCATGATTGGCCAATTCCACCTGTCGGTTTTGCTTCTTCCCCATCGATAAACGATGGCGCCATAAAGAATCCGACACTATCATGCAAACCTTCTTCAGCTAAATCTGTAATCAGATACGTCCCACCTGTATAGATGGCTGCTTGTTTATTTAAAAATTTAAACTTTGAATCTGTCTCTTGTAATGTAACGGCATCTTGTGAGATATACCCTTTATCTAGCCATTCTGTCATAGCCGTTGCTACTTCCACGACTTCTGGATCATTCCACTTTCCATCTTCAAAGAAAATCTCCTCTAATTTCTCTGTCCCTGCCATTGCTTCTAACATAACCCCAAATAACCAGCCAATGGCATAACCATTTCTCGCACCTACTGTAATTGGGTCAATACCAGATTCTTCCGCTAACGTTTCTAGTAAATCAATGTATTCATCGGCAGTCTCAGGGACGTCCAATCCATACTCGTCAAACACATCAATGTTATAGAAGTGGGCAATTGCATCTACCATGTGAGGTACTTCATAGATATGGTCGCCACCAGCAATCAAGTCGTATGCAAATGGACGAACAGCATTCTCCCATTGGTTTGCTTCATAGGTGTCATCTAGCGGTTTAATTAATTCCCCTTGTGACAAAACAGAAATACGACTTGGCCCAGCATTCATAAGAATCACGTCAGGCGTATTTACTTCAGACTGTAACAATGCTGTTAAACTTCCAGACTCTACCCGAACATCGCCTGTTTCTAATACAACGTCAATATCAGGATTTAATTCTTTGAAACGATCCACTACCTGCCCCCATTGCTCTCGTTCCACATCATTGTAGTAGTTAGGAATTAGTAACTGCAGCGTGTTTTCTTCATCTACCGAGGACTCCTGTTCACCGTCACTTTGCCCTCCCGTTGCTTGCTCTTCACTCTCACCTTCTACACTGGAACTACCTGACGGAGACTGACATGCAACGAAAACTACTAGCATTAACAAAAACATACATAACAGTGATGCTCTCACGAACGTTCGTATCATTATTCATACCTCCTTTTTTTAATGCAAACCTACTTTCACAGTTAGCATCGATTAAAACTTATATTAAGCGCTTTCATAACGTATTGAAAGAGGGCGTTTCGGTGATAAAAGTGGGTAAAAGTTTTCGCATAAATCATCTTTTTTTGTCGATTCACTTGCTAGAATATAAATATATCATTATAATCCTTGCAAACGCTTACTTAAAAAGGGCCAATGATGCGCCCTTAATTTCATTTCTTTTGTAAAGCTTAAGGGGATCTCTTACAAAATTGCAAAAAAGGAGGTGTCTTATGAAGTTTTTTCACTCTTTATTCTTTAAATTGTTATTTTGTTTGTTGATTATTTCCATTATTCCTTTAAGTATCGTCGGACTCATTACGTACAATAACACCTCAAAAAGTATGACGGATAATTTAGATTATCATGCTTCTTATATTTTGGATCAGAAAGTAGACGCACTCGATCAGCTTTTTCATGACTTAGAACGAATAAGCAGCGGAATCGTTCATAATAAAGTGTTTTCTACTTTTAGCGAAAATGACAACGATCGAAGGCACCAACAATTATTTCTTGAATTAGACCAATTGTTAGTCAGTATAGAAAATATATTTCCAGCATTCGAAGGCATCACGATCATCAATGAATCTGGTTTCATTTACAACTATGGCTACCCTTTAGCACTCAACATAACCGCAAACACTTTCTATCAATCTGACTGGTTTCCATCGATAGAAGGTCTATCTTACCCGGCCCTTACTCCATTGCATACTAGAAATTACAGTAACATGAATAACGATACACCTGTTTATTCCTTTGTTTATCAAGGGTGGGACAATAAATTAAACTCTAGTTATATTATCATCGACCTTACCGAAGAATCTGTTTCAAATATTACGAATATTCAGTATAATGAAACTGATATTGCAGGAACGCTTATTTATAATGATGAAAAAATTGTATACTCCGAAAACGAAACGTTTACTTTTTCCTATCATACCATCTCCTCTAGTAATTCCGGGGGTATTATTCAAAATGAGGAAAACAAAGAGTTTATCATTTACAAACAAAAGGTTCCTTCAACCGGCTGGACAATCGTTGAGTATTTTGAAGTCGGTAATTTTTTCAAACCAGTGTATGATACGAGAAACTTCTTCCTTTATACGATTATCGTTAGTGTTATCGTTTGTATCTTGGCTTCATTATTCGTAACGAAACAAATCTCAAATCCTATTTATAACTTACAGAAAAAAATGAAGGAGGTAGAAAGCGGCAACTTTGAAGAAAGATTTATTACGAATTCAAAAGATGTCATTGGAGACTTAGCCAAAGGTTTTAACCATATGCTCGTACAAATCAAAGCGTTGATCAAGTCCGTGGAAAAAGAAGAAAAATTAAAAAGAGAAGCGGAAATCACAGCATTGCAATTACAAATAAACCCGCACTTTGTCTATAACACGTTAGAATCGATTAATTCTTTAGCTAGAAAGAAGAAAGAGCATGAAATTAGTCACCTCATCGTTTTACTAGGAAGACTATTACGCTTAAGCATTAGCTCTTTTGATGAAATGATTCCAGTGCGTCAAGAAATCATGTACACGAATAACTATTTGGAGCTTCAGCAAAAGCGCATGCGGCAAAGCCTTGACTACAACATTGATATTGAAGATGAGTTATACGATAAGCACATGTTAAAGTGGATCCTTCAACCGATCGTTGAAAATGCCATTTTACATGGGATCGACCCTCAACAAACAAAAGGTGACATTGAGATTAAGGGCAAAATGGACAATCAATGTATTATTTTTACAGTAACAGATAATGGGAGTGGGATTTCTCCCAAGAAGCTTAGGGAGATCAGAAGTAGGCTTAAGGATGATTCAAGTGAACTTACAAAATATAAAAAACGAATTGGCCTGTATAATGTCCAATCACGTATTCATTTACATTATGGACTTTCTTATGGTATTTCGATTGATAGTGAAGAAGCAAAAGGCACTGTTGTAACCATTACCATCCCTCAAAGGAGCGAAACAAATGAATAAAATGCTAATTGTTGATGATGATTGGATGATTACTGACAGTTTAAAGCATATGGAAGAATGGTTGGACTTACACATTGATGTGGTTGGATCTGCAGCGAATGGAAAAGAAGCGTTATTTTGGTTAAAAAAGGAGAAAATAGATATTATCCTAACAGATATACGCATGCCAGAAATGGATGGAATCGCTCTTACGAAACATATTTATGATGAGCAAATAAAAACGAACGTCATTATTATGAGCGGATTTGAAGAATTCACTTATGCACAAGAAGCGATGCGTTACAATGCCAGGGGATATTTATTAAAACCGATTGACACAACTGAGTTATTAGAAACAGTACAGAAAGTAAAAGAAGAATATCTCGCCCCGCCTCAAGAGCCCCTGTCCAATGACATCGATGATATAAAACAGAGTCAAACACAGCAAGAAAGAGTGATTACAAGCACGATCAATTATATCAATTCTAACTACATGGAACCTCTAACATTAAAACAATTAGCAGAACGAGTGCATCTAAGTGATCACTACTTAGGACAGCTGTTTAAATCTGTGACAGGTGAATCATTTTTAAAATATTTAACAAATGTAAGAATGAAAAAGGCTGCCACACTCTTAGAAAACCCTGTACTGAAAATCTATGAGATTAGCGAAAGAGTCGGATACACTGATCCGAAACACTTTATGAAGGTTTTTAAGAAATCACACGGTTGTACACCAAAAGACTACCGACAAAGGTTTAAAATAAAAACACGGGAAGTCATGTGAGTTTGGTTCCTGGTCCCCATTGCGGTAAAGGTTTTGCGAAATGGGGGTCAGGACACTGGCCTTTCGCTATCGATTTATGATTCAATATATCCTGAAGCTTCACGAAAACGAAATTCAAAACCTCACTATGACACACATAGTGAGGTCTTCTAATATAAAAATCCTTCTTAAGTAGAGCTGTCTTCTCGATTGCTATTCGACAAAATACGGGAAGTTACTGGTACCGAATCATGCACTCAGATCCTAACACTACTTATCCATTTTTAATAATATCCAATAGGTGCACGATTTCTTCTTCTGTGTTGTAAAAGTGTGGGGACACTCTAATTCCTGACCTTACATTTATTTTGATGTTATGATTTGTTAATGTGGTTGGGTCAATCCCACTAAATGATGTTATTCCGGACCAATTTTTTTGATCAATTGTTGGGGAATGCATGTTAATATGCTCCACCGACATAAGACCTTCTCTTAATAACGAAGTTAATTTCTTTATTCGTTCTGGGATAAGGGTTTGATATTCATCTAGTAACAACAAGGATTCCCTTAATCCTCTAATAGCTGAAAAATTCATATTTCCGGTTTCAATAGACCTAGCAGATTGGTCAATATCCATTTTAATATCACTATAGTTAAACCTTTCTTTCATGCTAGCCCAACCAATAAACGGTATATTGATTTGATCGAGCAATTCTTCATTAATATAGATAAAGGAAAGGCCATCTGGCCCCATTGCCCATTTAAAAAAACCACTCACAACAAAGTCAGCTTGTATTTTGTTCACATCCAAAGGTTCTGTCATGTAACCTTGTATAGCGTCTACGATGAAAATAATTCCGTTCTCCTTACAGAGTGTTCCGATTTCTTCTAAATCGAGTTTATTTCCATTAGAAGCCATGACCCAGCTCACACTAACTACTTTCGTTTTTTCTGTGATTGCTTCTTTAAATTGATTTATATCCGCTCGTCCATCAATATGTTGAACGATTTTTCGCTTAATATTTTTTTCTTCCTCCAGCTTCATCCACGGATACACATTAGACGGAAATTCTTCATCTGTAATGAGAACTTCATCCCCCTCTTGGAGATTCAGTGAATGAGCGATAAGGTTAATTGCACTAGATGTATTCCAATAAAAGCCTATTTCTTTTGGTTTAGCCTTAATTGTAGAAGCGACCATTCCACGAACTTCATCAACTTCTTCCCACCACTTAGAAAAGTTATTTCCAAACATCGCTCTTTCTTCATGAAACGTTTGGACACCTTCTAGTACACGTTGGTGTAGAGGAGACATTGCGCCATGGTCAAGATATAAACATTGATCTAAAACTTTCATCCCTTTTCTAAAGTTGTTAATTGTCACATCACTCATTGTCTATCTCCTTACTGTTTCAGTTGACCATTACACATGAAATCGGCATATAGGTGAACCGCCTTCATGATTTGCTCTATTTCAATGAACTCATCTTTCGTATGAGCTTGTTCAATACTTCCAGGGCCAAAAACAATGGTTGGTGTAATCGCTTTAACAACTTTACTTGCATCACACCCAAAAGGTAATCCGATTACATCAGAATTAAGATGATGATTGCTTAAAAACGTTTGAAATTCTTGAATATTTAAATCATCTAATTCGTTATCTAAAGCCGGATCAATTAAATACGGGTCCTTGAAAACTGTATTTGAATATGTAGCATCAGTAAGCTCCCTTTTTAATGTTTCTTTAATACTTACATATGCTTCTTCCCAGTTCTCACCAGGGTTCAATCTACGATCAACATGAATTTCACATTTCCCTGGCACAGCATTTACTTGTTCACCGCCACTGATGAGGTTTACACTAACAGAGCTAGGCCCAATTAATGGATGGACCTTTTTTTCCACTTCAGGAACAACTTTGGATTTTATACATTGAATAATGTCACTCATAGAATATATCGCATTTTCGCCATCCCATGGTGTAGCACTATGAGCTGGAATGCCTGACGTTTCAATTTTAAAGCGAATACTTCCTTTATGTACGCCGCCTAAACGTAACTTTGTTGGTTCTCCAACAATTGAAAAGTCAGCCTTCGGGTTCAGATTAACAAGTTCATCGACGCCTCGGTGTAAATGTTCTTCATCTACGACGGCAGCAATGATTACATTCATCGACAAAGGTTTATTATCAGAAATCGCTTTTTCCAAACCGATAATCATACTTGCAAGCTGACCTTTAGCATCACAAACCCCTCTCCCCCACCATTTTTGATCTTTTTCAGTCATCTTAAAGGGTTCGATAATCATTTGATCGACTTCAACGGTATCGAGATGACTTTCAAGTAGAACCGTAGGGAGGTTATCAGAAACTTCATATTTAATAACGACATTATAGCGGTCATTTAATACGGGCTGCGTTTCAATTACAGCTTCAGGGATATTTTCTTTTACATATTCAATCAGTTTCTCGGCTACATTCGCTTCTCCTTCTATTAATTCATTATCTCTCGGGTTAACACTAGGCGTATTTACTAGCTGCTCTAATAAAACTTTTGTTTTTTCCTGCCATCTGTTCAATGCTTTTCACCACCCTAAAACATATTAGGAGTAAAAACTTTAGTAAGTTGTTCAGCTCCATTTTGAATGTGTTCATTACCTCTTTTTAAAATAAATAATCGATGACCTGGCAACAAAGTATCGACATTCAAGTTTTCTATTTTATGAAAGTCTTCTCGATAATCTTGTAAAGATGAACCTGGTGCATTTAATAGACCTAGTAAACCATGAGCAAAAACAGCATCAGAAGAGAAGAGGACCTTATTTCCGTCAGATTCCTCTAAGAAATAACATGACAATCCCGGACTATGTCCACGTACTTGGATAGCTTTTAAAGTTAAATCGCCAACTTTTAGCTCATCACAATCTTTTACTAATTGATCTGGCTCAAAGTATTTAAATGAATAATCAGAAGGATAAGCTCCTGCATTCTTCGCTAATTGTAAAGCAAGTTCAACATCGTCTTCATGGTTGGTCATCAGCTCTGCTTCTATCTCAGGTACAACCACTTGCTTGCCGAGTTGTTGAAAGTCGGGGGCTCCACCACCGTGATCAGCATGTGTATGAGTTAAGATGACCTTTGTAACCTTTTCAAAGGGAATATACTGTTCTACATTTTGAATAATCGTTTGTGTATCTAACCCTACTCCTGCATCAATTAAGACAGCTTCTTCTTCCGTATCAATTAAATAGACATGACAGTCATTTTGATGAGACACACCGATCTCACCACTACCAACTAAATAAACATGTTTAGTTAACCTCATCAAAAAAGTCCCTCCAAATGATCTCTTTTTCCGTTTCGCACGCTTCAATAATCGCTTCACAAATGGCGACTCCTGTGACGGCTTCCTCCATATTAATGACTGGAGAGGACGATTCCCCATCCAAGCAACGTATATAACCATCCAATTGATTCGCTAATGCACCATTCGGTATTCCATGTACACTAGTTGCTAAAGAAGTATCTGGCTGACTTAATTGACCCTTTGCCATTACCTTCAGATTGTCACCAGGATATTTTAGAACGAGGTGCCCATCGGTCCCCATAACTTCCATTTCGACATCTAAATATTGACCATATTCATTTGGTAAGCAC
The Bacillus shivajii DNA segment above includes these coding regions:
- a CDS encoding ABC transporter substrate-binding protein gives rise to the protein MIRTFVRASLLCMFLLMLVVFVACQSPSGSSSVEGESEEQATGGQSDGEQESSVDEENTLQLLIPNYYNDVEREQWGQVVDRFKELNPDIDVVLETGDVRVESGSLTALLQSEVNTPDVILMNAGPSRISVLSQGELIKPLDDTYEANQWENAVRPFAYDLIAGGDHIYEVPHMVDAIAHFYNIDVFDEYGLDVPETADEYIDLLETLAEESGIDPITVGARNGYAIGWLFGVMLEAMAGTEKLEEIFFEDGKWNDPEVVEVATAMTEWLDKGYISQDAVTLQETDSKFKFLNKQAAIYTGGTYLITDLAEEGLHDSVGFFMAPSFIDGEEAKPTGGIGQSWVVPTGANNEDAAELWLDYILSSDYAEIVYSFPDYNFILASTASMDVEPVGDVLRDAAIDVADGSGYNPSVFIGVETGEAYFQNLQGLVGDLTTPEEAMNAIEEAAQADKANGFQLKR
- a CDS encoding sensor histidine kinase, with amino-acid sequence MKFFHSLFFKLLFCLLIISIIPLSIVGLITYNNTSKSMTDNLDYHASYILDQKVDALDQLFHDLERISSGIVHNKVFSTFSENDNDRRHQQLFLELDQLLVSIENIFPAFEGITIINESGFIYNYGYPLALNITANTFYQSDWFPSIEGLSYPALTPLHTRNYSNMNNDTPVYSFVYQGWDNKLNSSYIIIDLTEESVSNITNIQYNETDIAGTLIYNDEKIVYSENETFTFSYHTISSSNSGGIIQNEENKEFIIYKQKVPSTGWTIVEYFEVGNFFKPVYDTRNFFLYTIIVSVIVCILASLFVTKQISNPIYNLQKKMKEVESGNFEERFITNSKDVIGDLAKGFNHMLVQIKALIKSVEKEEKLKREAEITALQLQINPHFVYNTLESINSLARKKKEHEISHLIVLLGRLLRLSISSFDEMIPVRQEIMYTNNYLELQQKRMRQSLDYNIDIEDELYDKHMLKWILQPIVENAILHGIDPQQTKGDIEIKGKMDNQCIIFTVTDNGSGISPKKLREIRSRLKDDSSELTKYKKRIGLYNVQSRIHLHYGLSYGISIDSEEAKGTVVTITIPQRSETNE
- a CDS encoding response regulator transcription factor, with the translated sequence MNKMLIVDDDWMITDSLKHMEEWLDLHIDVVGSAANGKEALFWLKKEKIDIILTDIRMPEMDGIALTKHIYDEQIKTNVIIMSGFEEFTYAQEAMRYNARGYLLKPIDTTELLETVQKVKEEYLAPPQEPLSNDIDDIKQSQTQQERVITSTINYINSNYMEPLTLKQLAERVHLSDHYLGQLFKSVTGESFLKYLTNVRMKKAATLLENPVLKIYEISERVGYTDPKHFMKVFKKSHGCTPKDYRQRFKIKTREVM
- a CDS encoding aminotransferase class V-fold PLP-dependent enzyme — translated: MSDVTINNFRKGMKVLDQCLYLDHGAMSPLHQRVLEGVQTFHEERAMFGNNFSKWWEEVDEVRGMVASTIKAKPKEIGFYWNTSSAINLIAHSLNLQEGDEVLITDEEFPSNVYPWMKLEEEKNIKRKIVQHIDGRADINQFKEAITEKTKVVSVSWVMASNGNKLDLEEIGTLCKENGIIFIVDAIQGYMTEPLDVNKIQADFVVSGFFKWAMGPDGLSFIYINEELLDQINIPFIGWASMKERFNYSDIKMDIDQSARSIETGNMNFSAIRGLRESLLLLDEYQTLIPERIKKLTSLLREGLMSVEHINMHSPTIDQKNWSGITSFSGIDPTTLTNHNIKINVRSGIRVSPHFYNTEEEIVHLLDIIKNG
- a CDS encoding M20 family metallopeptidase — its product is MNRWQEKTKVLLEQLVNTPSVNPRDNELIEGEANVAEKLIEYVKENIPEAVIETQPVLNDRYNVVIKYEVSDNLPTVLLESHLDTVEVDQMIIEPFKMTEKDQKWWGRGVCDAKGQLASMIIGLEKAISDNKPLSMNVIIAAVVDEEHLHRGVDELVNLNPKADFSIVGEPTKLRLGGVHKGSIRFKIETSGIPAHSATPWDGENAIYSMSDIIQCIKSKVVPEVEKKVHPLIGPSSVSVNLISGGEQVNAVPGKCEIHVDRRLNPGENWEEAYVSIKETLKRELTDATYSNTVFKDPYLIDPALDNELDDLNIQEFQTFLSNHHLNSDVIGLPFGCDASKVVKAITPTIVFGPGSIEQAHTKDEFIEIEQIMKAVHLYADFMCNGQLKQ